The Pelodiscus sinensis isolate JC-2024 chromosome 10, ASM4963464v1, whole genome shotgun sequence genome has a segment encoding these proteins:
- the EIF4G1 gene encoding eukaryotic translation initiation factor 4 gamma 1 isoform X7 yields MNKAPQPTGGAPTAPHPAPSPGLPQSAFPPGQTAPVVFNPSQATQMNTPSQPRQHFYQSRAQPPTSASRVQSNTPARPGPPAHVYPAASQVMMIPSQISYPASQGAYYIPGQGRSTYVVPTQQYPVQPGAPSFYPGASPTEFGPYAGAYYPAQGVQQFPAGVPTAQVMMNQQPPIPTKRERKTIRIRDPNQGGKDITEEIMSGARTSSTPTPPQTGSGLEPQANGETPHVAVIVRPDDRPKPVPVVSKPASLEPSKSASPSPPPPLIAEVEPVLLADVTLVPMESPVQVDTKTELPEAPADTHEPLRDTTTVPGGMEQPEEPPALDTEPQEEAAASPVLAPPAQPLLIETQEEEEEEVPVEMVPMELAPPEDAPLEEELPAKPAASPSPPPSLEEASSEAAVDSNGVLEETPEPVAEPPTCQPEPDMESPIAQPEELVLPNGLEVPGQQEANEAEEQPESDVSPISEPEEVKAEELAVPASPPAEEEEEEPEPEPELEEEEECEEPLEAQEQISQCEAPLSQSSEAVTQVAVSVPKKKRKMKEFNKKEAVGDLLDAFKESQSSDGAAEVENKPPAPESKAPAPACPQEETEETWEEKEDKLDPDKVKAADQKYQYKEGEPSFSQKQWKPLNPEEKKQYDREFLLGFQFIFASMQKPEGLPQISDVVLDKVSATTRLVNKTPLRPLDPIRLSGMNCGPDFTPSFANLGRPSMGNRGPPAGLGPRRSQQSQRKEPRKIIATVSLNEDIKLNKAEKAWKPTSKRAAEEEDPDNIKTQDLFRRVRSILNKLTPQMFQQLMKQVTELSIDTEERLKGVIDLIFEKAISEPNFSVAYANMCRCLMGLKVPTTDKPAVTVNFRKLLLNRCQKEFEKDKDDDEIFEKKQKEMDDVATSEEKTRLKEELDDARDKARRRSLGNIKFIGELFKLKMLTEAIMHDCVVKLLKNHDEESLECLCRLLTTIGKDLDFEKAKPRMDQYFNQMEKIIKEKKTSSRIRFMLQDVIDLRRNSWVPRRGDLGPKTIDQIHKEAEMEEHREHIKVQQLMSKQDKRRGPPGSSSGGGRGSQVADDGWNTVPISKGNRPIDTSRITKITKPGSIDSSNQLFAPGGRLSWGKGSSGGSGAKPAESAADASRPATSTLNRFSALQQSTPAESLDSRRVVQRGSSSRDRSEKAGERGDRLERGDRLERPDRGERADRNRPPITKRSYSKETEDRSRERERQGAQEAVRKVSSMTEERDRSREPVKREPAPPAAPPKTALSEEELEKKSKAIIEEYLHINDMKEALQCVQELSCPSQLYVFVRNGIESTLERSMIAREHMGLLLYQMVKAGSLSKEQYYKGVHEILEIAEDMEIDIPHIWLYLAELITPILREGGIAMEELFREIAKPLVPIGKASTLLLEILGLLCKGMSHKKAGTLWREGGLSWKEFLPEDQDVNKFVTEQKVEYTMGDSSDMPSRKELTAEELCKQMEKLLKENSNNQRIYDWIEANLSEQQVSSTVFVRALMTSVCHSAIVFENPYRVDTAVIKSRAKLLQKYVNEEQKELQALYALQALVVKLDQPPNLLRMFFDALYDEDVIKEEAFYKWESSKDPAEQQGKGVALKSVTAFFTWLREAEDESDNN; encoded by the exons CATTTCTAccagagcagggcccagcctcCGACAAGTGCTTCCCGGGTGCAGAGTAACacgccggcccggcccggcccgcctgCTCATGTCTATCCAGCTGCTTCCCAGGTGATGATGATCCCCTCCCAGATTTCCTACCCTGCTTCGCAAGGAGCCTATTACATCCCAGGACAG ggtcgCTCCACGTATGTTGTTCCAACTCAGCAGTACCCTGTTCAGCCGGGCGCCCCCAGCTTTTACCCCGGAGCCAGCCCCACGGAATTCGGCCCCTACG ccggtGCCTATTACCCTGCTCAGGGGGTGCAGCAGTTCCCAGCTGGAGTCCCCACTGCCCAGGTCATGATGAACCAGCAGCCGCCCATCCCGACAAAGCGAGAGCGCAAGACG ATCCGGATACGAGATCCAAACCAGGGCGGCAAAGACATCACCGAGGAAATCATGTCTGGTGCAAGGACCTCCTCCACCCCTACCCCACCTCAG ACTGGAAGCGGTTTGGAGCCACAGGCCAACGGCGAGACGCCCCACGTAGCAGTTATTGTCCGGCCAG ATGACCGGCCAAAGCCTGTCCCGGTTGTAAGTAAACCTGCCTCCTTAGAGCCAAGTAAATCAGCATCCCCATCTCCCCCGCCTCCCCTGATCGCCGAGGTGGAGCCCGTGCTGCTGGCCGACGTGACGCTGGTGCCGATGGAGAGCCCAGTGCAAGTGGACACTAAAACGGAGCTGCCTGAGGCTCCTGCAGACACACACGAACCTCTTAGAGACACCACTACAGTGCCAGGGGGCATGGAGCAGCCCGAGGAACCCCCTGCCTTGGacacagagccccaggaggaggcagctgccagccctgtccTGGCACCCCCGGCCCAGCCATTGCTGATAGagacacaggaggaggaggaggaggaggtgccaGTGGAGATGGTGCCAATGGAGCTGGCACCCCCCGAGGATGCGCCCCTAgaggaggagctgccagccaagcctgctgcctcccccagccccccaccctccctggaAGAGGCCTCCAGCGAGGCTGCTGTTGACTCCAACGGAGTCTTGGAGGAAACGCCGGAGCCGGTGGCCGAGCCGCCCACGTGCCAGCCAGAGCCGGACATGGAGTCTCCCATTGCCCAGCCCGAGGAGCTGGTACTGCCCAACGGGCTGGAGgtgcctggccagcaggaggctAACGAAGCAGAGGAGCAGCCGGAGTCGGATGTCAGCCCCATCTCGGAGCCCGAGGAGGTTAAGGCAGAGGAGCTGGCTGTCCCGGCCTCGCCCcctgcggaggaggaggaggaggagccggagccagagccggagctggaggaagaggaggagtgcGAAGAGCCCCTGGAGGCACAGGAGCAGATTTCCCAGTGTGAGGCGCCTCTATCCCAGAGCTCAGAGGCGGTCACTCaag TAGCTGTGTCGGTGCCAAAGAAAAAGCGGAAAATGAAGGAGTTCAACAAGAAGGAAGCCGTGGGCGACCTGCTGGATGCCTTTAAGGAG TCTCAGAGCAGCGATGGTGCCGCCGAGGTGGAGaacaagcccccagcccctgagtcCAAGgcgcctgcccccgcctgcccccaggaggagacagaggagacctgggaggagaaggaggacaaGCTGGATCCGGACAAGGTCAAGGCGGCGGAtcagaagtaccagtacaaggaaGGTGAGCCTTCCTTCAGCCAAA AACAATGGAAGCCACTGAACCCCGAGGAGAAGAAGCAATACGACCGGGAGTTCCTGCTGGGCTTCCAGTTCATCTTCGCCAGCATGCAGAAACCCGAGGGGCTGCCCCAGATCAGCGATGTGGTGCTGGACAAGGTCAGTGCCACCACCAGACTG GTGAATAAAACGCCGCTGCGACCGCTGGACCCCATCCGCCTGAGCGGGATGAACTGCGGCCCCGACTTCACCCCTTCCTTTGCCAACCTGGGCCGTCCATCCATGGGCAACCGGGGCCCG cctgcaggcctgggGCCCCGCCGCTCGCAGCAGAGCCAGAGGAAAGAGCCCCGGAAGATCATCGCCACAGTCTCCCTGAACGAGGACATCAAACTCAACAAGGCCGAGAAGGCCTGGAAGCCCACCAGCAAGCGGGCTGCCGAGGAGGAGGATCCCGACAACATCAAGACGCAG GACCTGTTCCGGCGCGTGCGCAGCATCCTGAACAAGCTGACGCCGCAGATGTTCCAGCAGCTGATGAAGCAGGTCACGGAGCTGTCCATCGACACCGAGGAACGGCTCAAGGGCGTCATTGACCTCATCTTCGAGAAGGCCATCTCTGAGCCAAACTTCTCCGTTGCCTACGCCAACATGTGCCGTTGCCTTATGGGG CTGAAAGTCCCCACGACTGACAAGCCGGCGGTGACCGTGAACTTCCGCAAGCTGCTGCTGAACCGCTGCCAGAAGGAGTTTGAGAAGGACAAGGACGACGACGAGATCTTTGAGAAGAAGCAGAAGGAGATGGATGACGTGGCCACG TCGGAGGAGAAGACTCGGCTGAAGGAGGAGCTGGACGATGCGCGGGACAAGGCCCGGCGGCGCTCCTTGGGCAACATCAAGTTCATCGGGGAGCTCTTCAAGCTGAAGATGCTGACGGAGGCCATCATGCACGACTGCGTGGTGAAGCTGCTCAAGAACCATGACGAGGAGTCGCTCGAATGCCTCTGCCGCCTGCTCACCACCATTGGCAAGGACCTGGACTTCGAGAAGGCCAAG cccaggaTGGATCAGTATTTCAACCAGATGGAGAAGATCATTAAGGAGAAGAAAACGTCGTCTCGAATTCGCTTCATGCTGCAGGATGTGATTGACCTCAGGCGG AATAGCTGGGTGCCGCGGCGAGGGGACCTGGGCCCTAAAACCATCGACCAGATCCACAAGGAGGCGGAGATGGAGGAGCACCGGGAGCACATCAAAGTGCAGCAGCTCATGTCGAAGCAGGACAAGAGGAGAGGGCCTCCCGGCTCCTCGTCTGGAG GTGGGCGAGGGAGCCAGGTTGCCGACGACGGCTGGAACACCGTCCCAATCAGCAAGGGCAACCGGCCAATTGACACCAGCCGGATAACCAAGATCACAAAG CCTGGATCAATTGACTCCAGTAATCAGCTCTTTGCACCTGGTGGGCGtctgagctgggggaagggcagcagcggAGGATCCGGTGCCAAGCCTGCCGAGTCAG CTGCTGACGCCAGCCGGCCGGCCACCAGCACCTTGAATCGCTTCTCGGCCCTGCAGCAGTCGACGCCTGCGGAGAGCCTGGATTCCCGGCGGGTGGTGCAGAG gggcagctccagccgggATCGGTCGGAGAAGGCCGGAGAGCGAGGGGACCGCTTGGAAAGGGGAGACCGCTTGGAGCGCCCCgacaggggggagcgggcagacAGGAACAGGCCCCCCATCACCAAGAGGAGCTACAGCAAGGAGACCGAGGACAGGAGCCGGGAGCGCGAGaggcagggtgcccaggaggctGTCCGGAAGGTGTCCAGCATGACGGAGGAGCGGGACcggagcagggagccag tgAAGCGagagccagcgccccctgctgccccgcccAAAACAGCGCTGtcggaggaggagctggagaagaAATCCAAGGCTATCATTGAAGAGTACCTGCATATCAACGACATGAAG gaggcgctgcagtGCGTGCAGGAGctgagctgcccctcccagctctaCGTCTTCGTGCGGAACGGCATCGAGTCGACCCTGGAGAGGAGCATGATCGCCCGCGAACACATGGGGCTGCTGCTGTACCAGATGGTGAAGGCAGGCTCCCTCTCCAAGGAGCAGTACTACAAAGG ggTGCACGAGATCCTGGAGATCGCGGAGGACATGGAGATCGACATCCCGCACATCTGGCTCTACCTGGCTGAGCTGATCACCCCCATCCTGCGGGAGGGGGGCATCGCCATGGAGGAGCTGTTCAG AGAGATTGCCAAGCCCCTGGTGCCCATTGGCAAGGCCAGCACCCTCCTGCTGGAGATCCTGGGGCTGCTGTGCAAGGGAATG aGCCACAAGAAGGCAGGGACGCTGTGGAGAGAGGGAGGCCTGAGCTGGAAGGAGTTCCTGCCCGAGGACCAGGATGTGAACAAGTTTGTCACGGAGCAG AAAGTGGAGTACACCATGGGGGACAGCTCGGACATGCCCAGCCGCAAGGAGCTGACGGCCGAGGAGCTGTGCAAGCAGATGGAGAAGCTGCTGAAAGAGAACTCTAACAACCAAAGAATATACGACTGGATCGAG gcCAACCTGAGCGAGCAGCAGGTCTCCTCCACCGTCTTCGTCAGAGCCCTGATGACGTCCGTGTGCCATTCGGCCATTGTCT TCGAGAACCCTTACCGGGTGGACACAGCGGTGATCAAAAGCCGGGccaagctgctgcagaagtaCGTGAACGAGGAGCAGAAGGAGCTGCAGGCGCTGTACGCCTTACAGGCCCTCGTGGTGAAGCTGGATCAGCCGCCAA ACCTCCTCCGAATGTTCTTTGATGCCTTGTACGACGAGGACGTCATCAAGGAGGAAGCCTTCTACAAGTGGGAGTCGAGCAAGGACCCGGCCGAGCAGCAGGGCAAGGGGGTGGCCCTCAAGTCAGTGACAGCCTTCTTCACCTGGCTGCGAGAAGCGGAGGACGAGTCGGACAACAACTGA
- the EIF4G1 gene encoding eukaryotic translation initiation factor 4 gamma 1 isoform X8 encodes MNKAPQPTGGAPTAPHPAPSPGLPQSAFPPGQTAPVVFNPSQATQMNTPSQPRQGRSTYVVPTQQYPVQPGAPSFYPGASPTEFGPYAGAYYPAQGVQQFPAGVPTAQVMMNQQPPIPTKRERKTIRIRDPNQGGKDITEEIMSGARTSSTPTPPQTGSGLEPQANGETPHVAVIVRPDDRPKPVPVVSKPASLEPSKSASPSPPPPLIAEVEPVLLADVTLVPMESPVQVDTKTELPEAPADTHEPLRDTTTVPGGMEQPEEPPALDTEPQEEAAASPVLAPPAQPLLIETQEEEEEEVPVEMVPMELAPPEDAPLEEELPAKPAASPSPPPSLEEASSEAAVDSNGVLEETPEPVAEPPTCQPEPDMESPIAQPEELVLPNGLEVPGQQEANEAEEQPESDVSPISEPEEVKAEELAVPASPPAEEEEEEPEPEPELEEEEECEEPLEAQEQISQCEAPLSQSSEAVTQVAVSVPKKKRKMKEFNKKEAVGDLLDAFKESQSSDGAAEVENKPPAPESKAPAPACPQEETEETWEEKEDKLDPDKVKAADQKYQYKEGEPSFSQKQWKPLNPEEKKQYDREFLLGFQFIFASMQKPEGLPQISDVVLDKVSATTRLVNKTPLRPLDPIRLSGMNCGPDFTPSFANLGRPSMGNRGPPAGLGPRRSQQSQRKEPRKIIATVSLNEDIKLNKAEKAWKPTSKRAAEEEDPDNIKTQDLFRRVRSILNKLTPQMFQQLMKQVTELSIDTEERLKGVIDLIFEKAISEPNFSVAYANMCRCLMGLKVPTTDKPAVTVNFRKLLLNRCQKEFEKDKDDDEIFEKKQKEMDDVATSEEKTRLKEELDDARDKARRRSLGNIKFIGELFKLKMLTEAIMHDCVVKLLKNHDEESLECLCRLLTTIGKDLDFEKAKPRMDQYFNQMEKIIKEKKTSSRIRFMLQDVIDLRRNSWVPRRGDLGPKTIDQIHKEAEMEEHREHIKVQQLMSKQDKRRGPPGSSSGGGRGSQVADDGWNTVPISKGNRPIDTSRITKITKPGSIDSSNQLFAPGGRLSWGKGSSGGSGAKPAESAADASRPATSTLNRFSALQQSTPAESLDSRRVVQRGSSSRDRSEKAGERGDRLERGDRLERPDRGERADRNRPPITKRSYSKETEDRSRERERQGAQEAVRKVSSMTEERDRSREPVKREPAPPAAPPKTALSEEELEKKSKAIIEEYLHINDMKEALQCVQELSCPSQLYVFVRNGIESTLERSMIAREHMGLLLYQMVKAGSLSKEQYYKGVHEILEIAEDMEIDIPHIWLYLAELITPILREGGIAMEELFREIAKPLVPIGKASTLLLEILGLLCKGMSHKKAGTLWREGGLSWKEFLPEDQDVNKFVTEQKVEYTMGDSSDMPSRKELTAEELCKQMEKLLKENSNNQRIYDWIEANLSEQQVSSTVFVRALMTSVCHSAIVFENPYRVDTAVIKSRAKLLQKYVNEEQKELQALYALQALVVKLDQPPNLLRMFFDALYDEDVIKEEAFYKWESSKDPAEQQGKGVALKSVTAFFTWLREAEDESDNN; translated from the exons ggtcgCTCCACGTATGTTGTTCCAACTCAGCAGTACCCTGTTCAGCCGGGCGCCCCCAGCTTTTACCCCGGAGCCAGCCCCACGGAATTCGGCCCCTACG ccggtGCCTATTACCCTGCTCAGGGGGTGCAGCAGTTCCCAGCTGGAGTCCCCACTGCCCAGGTCATGATGAACCAGCAGCCGCCCATCCCGACAAAGCGAGAGCGCAAGACG ATCCGGATACGAGATCCAAACCAGGGCGGCAAAGACATCACCGAGGAAATCATGTCTGGTGCAAGGACCTCCTCCACCCCTACCCCACCTCAG ACTGGAAGCGGTTTGGAGCCACAGGCCAACGGCGAGACGCCCCACGTAGCAGTTATTGTCCGGCCAG ATGACCGGCCAAAGCCTGTCCCGGTTGTAAGTAAACCTGCCTCCTTAGAGCCAAGTAAATCAGCATCCCCATCTCCCCCGCCTCCCCTGATCGCCGAGGTGGAGCCCGTGCTGCTGGCCGACGTGACGCTGGTGCCGATGGAGAGCCCAGTGCAAGTGGACACTAAAACGGAGCTGCCTGAGGCTCCTGCAGACACACACGAACCTCTTAGAGACACCACTACAGTGCCAGGGGGCATGGAGCAGCCCGAGGAACCCCCTGCCTTGGacacagagccccaggaggaggcagctgccagccctgtccTGGCACCCCCGGCCCAGCCATTGCTGATAGagacacaggaggaggaggaggaggaggtgccaGTGGAGATGGTGCCAATGGAGCTGGCACCCCCCGAGGATGCGCCCCTAgaggaggagctgccagccaagcctgctgcctcccccagccccccaccctccctggaAGAGGCCTCCAGCGAGGCTGCTGTTGACTCCAACGGAGTCTTGGAGGAAACGCCGGAGCCGGTGGCCGAGCCGCCCACGTGCCAGCCAGAGCCGGACATGGAGTCTCCCATTGCCCAGCCCGAGGAGCTGGTACTGCCCAACGGGCTGGAGgtgcctggccagcaggaggctAACGAAGCAGAGGAGCAGCCGGAGTCGGATGTCAGCCCCATCTCGGAGCCCGAGGAGGTTAAGGCAGAGGAGCTGGCTGTCCCGGCCTCGCCCcctgcggaggaggaggaggaggagccggagccagagccggagctggaggaagaggaggagtgcGAAGAGCCCCTGGAGGCACAGGAGCAGATTTCCCAGTGTGAGGCGCCTCTATCCCAGAGCTCAGAGGCGGTCACTCaag TAGCTGTGTCGGTGCCAAAGAAAAAGCGGAAAATGAAGGAGTTCAACAAGAAGGAAGCCGTGGGCGACCTGCTGGATGCCTTTAAGGAG TCTCAGAGCAGCGATGGTGCCGCCGAGGTGGAGaacaagcccccagcccctgagtcCAAGgcgcctgcccccgcctgcccccaggaggagacagaggagacctgggaggagaaggaggacaaGCTGGATCCGGACAAGGTCAAGGCGGCGGAtcagaagtaccagtacaaggaaGGTGAGCCTTCCTTCAGCCAAA AACAATGGAAGCCACTGAACCCCGAGGAGAAGAAGCAATACGACCGGGAGTTCCTGCTGGGCTTCCAGTTCATCTTCGCCAGCATGCAGAAACCCGAGGGGCTGCCCCAGATCAGCGATGTGGTGCTGGACAAGGTCAGTGCCACCACCAGACTG GTGAATAAAACGCCGCTGCGACCGCTGGACCCCATCCGCCTGAGCGGGATGAACTGCGGCCCCGACTTCACCCCTTCCTTTGCCAACCTGGGCCGTCCATCCATGGGCAACCGGGGCCCG cctgcaggcctgggGCCCCGCCGCTCGCAGCAGAGCCAGAGGAAAGAGCCCCGGAAGATCATCGCCACAGTCTCCCTGAACGAGGACATCAAACTCAACAAGGCCGAGAAGGCCTGGAAGCCCACCAGCAAGCGGGCTGCCGAGGAGGAGGATCCCGACAACATCAAGACGCAG GACCTGTTCCGGCGCGTGCGCAGCATCCTGAACAAGCTGACGCCGCAGATGTTCCAGCAGCTGATGAAGCAGGTCACGGAGCTGTCCATCGACACCGAGGAACGGCTCAAGGGCGTCATTGACCTCATCTTCGAGAAGGCCATCTCTGAGCCAAACTTCTCCGTTGCCTACGCCAACATGTGCCGTTGCCTTATGGGG CTGAAAGTCCCCACGACTGACAAGCCGGCGGTGACCGTGAACTTCCGCAAGCTGCTGCTGAACCGCTGCCAGAAGGAGTTTGAGAAGGACAAGGACGACGACGAGATCTTTGAGAAGAAGCAGAAGGAGATGGATGACGTGGCCACG TCGGAGGAGAAGACTCGGCTGAAGGAGGAGCTGGACGATGCGCGGGACAAGGCCCGGCGGCGCTCCTTGGGCAACATCAAGTTCATCGGGGAGCTCTTCAAGCTGAAGATGCTGACGGAGGCCATCATGCACGACTGCGTGGTGAAGCTGCTCAAGAACCATGACGAGGAGTCGCTCGAATGCCTCTGCCGCCTGCTCACCACCATTGGCAAGGACCTGGACTTCGAGAAGGCCAAG cccaggaTGGATCAGTATTTCAACCAGATGGAGAAGATCATTAAGGAGAAGAAAACGTCGTCTCGAATTCGCTTCATGCTGCAGGATGTGATTGACCTCAGGCGG AATAGCTGGGTGCCGCGGCGAGGGGACCTGGGCCCTAAAACCATCGACCAGATCCACAAGGAGGCGGAGATGGAGGAGCACCGGGAGCACATCAAAGTGCAGCAGCTCATGTCGAAGCAGGACAAGAGGAGAGGGCCTCCCGGCTCCTCGTCTGGAG GTGGGCGAGGGAGCCAGGTTGCCGACGACGGCTGGAACACCGTCCCAATCAGCAAGGGCAACCGGCCAATTGACACCAGCCGGATAACCAAGATCACAAAG CCTGGATCAATTGACTCCAGTAATCAGCTCTTTGCACCTGGTGGGCGtctgagctgggggaagggcagcagcggAGGATCCGGTGCCAAGCCTGCCGAGTCAG CTGCTGACGCCAGCCGGCCGGCCACCAGCACCTTGAATCGCTTCTCGGCCCTGCAGCAGTCGACGCCTGCGGAGAGCCTGGATTCCCGGCGGGTGGTGCAGAG gggcagctccagccgggATCGGTCGGAGAAGGCCGGAGAGCGAGGGGACCGCTTGGAAAGGGGAGACCGCTTGGAGCGCCCCgacaggggggagcgggcagacAGGAACAGGCCCCCCATCACCAAGAGGAGCTACAGCAAGGAGACCGAGGACAGGAGCCGGGAGCGCGAGaggcagggtgcccaggaggctGTCCGGAAGGTGTCCAGCATGACGGAGGAGCGGGACcggagcagggagccag tgAAGCGagagccagcgccccctgctgccccgcccAAAACAGCGCTGtcggaggaggagctggagaagaAATCCAAGGCTATCATTGAAGAGTACCTGCATATCAACGACATGAAG gaggcgctgcagtGCGTGCAGGAGctgagctgcccctcccagctctaCGTCTTCGTGCGGAACGGCATCGAGTCGACCCTGGAGAGGAGCATGATCGCCCGCGAACACATGGGGCTGCTGCTGTACCAGATGGTGAAGGCAGGCTCCCTCTCCAAGGAGCAGTACTACAAAGG ggTGCACGAGATCCTGGAGATCGCGGAGGACATGGAGATCGACATCCCGCACATCTGGCTCTACCTGGCTGAGCTGATCACCCCCATCCTGCGGGAGGGGGGCATCGCCATGGAGGAGCTGTTCAG AGAGATTGCCAAGCCCCTGGTGCCCATTGGCAAGGCCAGCACCCTCCTGCTGGAGATCCTGGGGCTGCTGTGCAAGGGAATG aGCCACAAGAAGGCAGGGACGCTGTGGAGAGAGGGAGGCCTGAGCTGGAAGGAGTTCCTGCCCGAGGACCAGGATGTGAACAAGTTTGTCACGGAGCAG AAAGTGGAGTACACCATGGGGGACAGCTCGGACATGCCCAGCCGCAAGGAGCTGACGGCCGAGGAGCTGTGCAAGCAGATGGAGAAGCTGCTGAAAGAGAACTCTAACAACCAAAGAATATACGACTGGATCGAG gcCAACCTGAGCGAGCAGCAGGTCTCCTCCACCGTCTTCGTCAGAGCCCTGATGACGTCCGTGTGCCATTCGGCCATTGTCT TCGAGAACCCTTACCGGGTGGACACAGCGGTGATCAAAAGCCGGGccaagctgctgcagaagtaCGTGAACGAGGAGCAGAAGGAGCTGCAGGCGCTGTACGCCTTACAGGCCCTCGTGGTGAAGCTGGATCAGCCGCCAA ACCTCCTCCGAATGTTCTTTGATGCCTTGTACGACGAGGACGTCATCAAGGAGGAAGCCTTCTACAAGTGGGAGTCGAGCAAGGACCCGGCCGAGCAGCAGGGCAAGGGGGTGGCCCTCAAGTCAGTGACAGCCTTCTTCACCTGGCTGCGAGAAGCGGAGGACGAGTCGGACAACAACTGA